Within Pseudomonas brassicacearum, the genomic segment ACGGAACCCGGCTGGCGGGACGCATCACCTTGGGCGTGCCGGATGAATACGCCGAGCATGTCATCCGCGACATCCTCCCGACCTTCGCCGCCGCGTGGCCCAACGTGGTGCTGGAACTCAAGACCGCGCCGAGCTACGCACTCCGTGACCTGGTGCAGCGCGGCAAACTCCAGGCAGCGGTCGTTGCGCAGCCGAAGGGGCAGGTCAGTGCTGGCGGGCAGGTGCTGGTTTCCACCACGCCGGTCTGGGTCGGGCCGGTCCACGCGACGGTGGTTTCGATGGAGCCGCTGCCGCTGGCGGTGCATGCGGCGCAATGCCCTTATCGGCAAGCGATGATGGAGGCCCTCAGGCAAAGCGGCCGCAGGACCCGAGTCGTCCTGGAAAGCCCCTCCAACCAGGCCGTCAAGGCGTGTGTGGAGGCCGGGT encodes:
- a CDS encoding LysR family transcriptional regulator produces the protein MTAILDIDLIRTFHAVARIGKFSAAAEQLHKSPAAVSVHIQRLEAVAGGRLLNRDNQSVSLTALGKRLLVATTELLSTHDRVLADLHGTRLAGRITLGVPDEYAEHVIRDILPTFAAAWPNVVLELKTAPSYALRDLVQRGKLQAAVVAQPKGQVSAGGQVLVSTTPVWVGPVHATVVSMEPLPLAVHAAQCPYRQAMMEALRQSGRRTRVVLESPSNQAVKACVEAGLAVSLIDRARVTDAMQILEGLPVIAEHEVVFMRAQASHADEAVDLLSRAMQQYFRL